The Calditrichota bacterium genome window below encodes:
- the purB gene encoding adenylosuccinate lyase encodes MIPRYTPPEMAVLWSDEARLQRWLAVELAVTDVLAEDGIVPKEAADRMRLNARFDLEAVARYEAVARHDVIAFTQSVGDSLGPDKRYFHLGLTSYDVVDTALSMALVEAGRLILERLKALREALVAEAIKHRLTLMPGRTHGVHAEPITFGWVLCGYVAECDRDVSRLEAAVEEITTGKLSGAAGTFPAITPEQEGRVLSRLGLRPEPVATQVIPRDRHTVVVCRIAIVGTLVERLALNLRLLAHSEVEELQEHFAEGQRGSSAMPHKKNPVTAEQLCGLSRLLRGYAGASLEDVALWHERDISHSSVERVILPDATSLLWYMLDKAVYLVQNWKVDTAKMGADVERDRGLMGSGALMTALRITGIDDDDIYARVQKHALAAREGGPTLAERAASDDAIRAALGDRLSEVFDDMAVLKRSSLPFERLGIQI; translated from the coding sequence GTGATCCCCCGCTACACACCACCAGAAATGGCCGTGCTCTGGTCCGACGAAGCCCGCCTTCAGCGATGGCTCGCGGTAGAACTTGCCGTAACCGACGTCCTCGCCGAGGATGGCATCGTTCCGAAGGAAGCGGCTGACCGCATGCGCCTGAATGCCCGCTTCGACCTCGAGGCTGTTGCCCGCTATGAAGCCGTCGCGCGCCACGACGTGATCGCCTTCACCCAGTCTGTCGGCGATTCGCTCGGCCCCGATAAACGCTATTTCCACCTCGGATTGACCTCCTACGACGTCGTCGATACCGCACTCTCAATGGCTCTGGTGGAAGCCGGCCGGTTGATCCTCGAGCGGTTGAAAGCGCTTCGCGAAGCCCTTGTTGCGGAGGCGATCAAGCACCGCCTGACCTTGATGCCGGGGCGGACGCATGGAGTCCATGCTGAGCCGATCACCTTCGGCTGGGTCCTCTGCGGCTATGTCGCCGAGTGCGACCGGGATGTTTCGCGTCTTGAAGCCGCAGTCGAGGAGATCACGACCGGCAAACTCTCGGGTGCGGCGGGAACCTTCCCGGCAATTACACCGGAGCAGGAGGGGCGCGTCCTGAGCCGCCTCGGCCTTCGCCCCGAACCGGTTGCTACGCAGGTTATTCCACGCGACCGGCACACCGTCGTCGTCTGCCGCATCGCTATCGTCGGGACGCTGGTCGAACGGCTCGCGCTAAACCTCAGGCTTCTGGCGCATAGCGAGGTCGAGGAATTGCAGGAGCATTTCGCCGAAGGCCAGCGCGGGTCGTCGGCGATGCCGCACAAGAAGAACCCGGTAACCGCCGAACAACTTTGCGGACTCTCGCGGCTCCTGCGGGGTTATGCCGGTGCTTCGCTTGAAGACGTCGCGCTTTGGCACGAGCGGGACATCAGCCATTCCTCAGTCGAACGCGTGATCCTGCCCGATGCGACCTCGCTCCTTTGGTATATGCTCGACAAAGCTGTCTATCTGGTGCAAAACTGGAAGGTCGATACTGCGAAAATGGGCGCTGATGTCGAGCGCGATCGGGGGCTGATGGGCTCGGGCGCGCTAATGACCGCCCTCCGGATCACTGGGATCGACGATGACGATATCTACGCTCGCGTTCAGAAGCATGCTCTCGCCGCCCGGGAGGGCGGCCCGACCCTTGCCGAGCGAGCCGCCTCCGACGACGCCATCCGCGCCGCGCTAGGCGACCGGCTGAGCGAGGTCTTCGACGATATGGCTGTGCTAAAGCGCTCGAGCCTGCCCTTCGAAAGGCTCGGCATTCAAATCTGA
- a CDS encoding D-cysteine desulfhydrase family protein, producing the protein MPMSIVRAGAGAYIMPSSMGARPIITPLKLALAPTPVHRLTRLSSLWGGDFWVKRDDLTGTELSGSKVRKLEYLVADALASNADTLITCGGVQSNHSRATAAVAARLGLRCRLLLRGTEPSAWEGNYLLDRLFGAETVFLSAADYYDNLDARLEDQADAVRKAGGRPYAITEGGSNALGAMGMVAGLRELKTQCDAEGIRPDRIVAAAGSGGTHAGLFVGTKLTNWPVEIVSAAVSYDRNETIHRIAGVVRDMQIRFDLGFDFDESEIVVNDRYLGPGYALSDPEEWVVIKEVARAEGIALDPVYTGKALWLIHEETTAGRMPGTTLYWHTGGVFGLFPFANELVGAFK; encoded by the coding sequence ATGCCAATGAGCATTGTCCGTGCCGGGGCGGGAGCGTATATTATGCCTTCATCAATGGGAGCAAGACCAATCATCACGCCGTTGAAACTGGCACTTGCGCCGACTCCGGTGCACCGTCTAACTCGACTTTCGTCCTTATGGGGAGGGGATTTTTGGGTCAAGCGGGACGACCTGACCGGCACCGAACTCTCCGGCAGCAAAGTGCGCAAACTGGAATATCTGGTCGCCGATGCACTCGCCTCGAACGCCGACACCTTGATAACCTGTGGCGGCGTTCAGTCGAATCATAGTCGCGCAACGGCAGCCGTTGCGGCAAGATTAGGCCTTAGGTGCCGGCTGCTATTGCGCGGCACTGAACCTTCAGCGTGGGAAGGCAATTACCTCCTCGACCGCCTCTTCGGCGCTGAGACGGTCTTTCTCAGTGCTGCAGATTACTATGACAACCTTGACGCCCGACTTGAGGATCAAGCCGACGCCGTCCGCAAGGCTGGAGGCCGTCCCTACGCCATCACCGAGGGCGGATCCAATGCCCTGGGAGCGATGGGGATGGTGGCAGGACTGCGAGAACTGAAGACACAGTGCGATGCCGAAGGAATCCGCCCCGACCGGATCGTCGCTGCTGCCGGTTCAGGCGGCACTCACGCCGGGCTCTTCGTCGGAACTAAACTGACCAACTGGCCGGTCGAGATCGTCTCGGCGGCAGTCAGTTATGATCGCAACGAGACCATCCACCGGATAGCCGGCGTCGTTCGTGATATGCAGATCAGGTTCGACCTTGGGTTCGACTTCGACGAATCGGAGATCGTAGTGAACGACCGTTATCTCGGTCCCGGCTATGCGCTGTCGGATCCGGAGGAATGGGTGGTCATCAAGGAGGTAGCCCGGGCGGAAGGCATCGCCCTCGATCCGGTCTATACTGGGAAAGCGCTCTGGCTGATTCATGAAGAGACGACAGCCGGACGAATGCCGGGTACAACGCTCTACTGGCACACCGGCGGCGTCTTCGGGCTCTTCCCTTTCGCCAACGAACTGGTTGGAGCCTTCAAATGA
- the panB gene encoding 3-methyl-2-oxobutanoate hydroxymethyltransferase, with amino-acid sequence MNGVSKPVTIQDILKMKGVTKIAALTAYDATFARLFDEAGLDVILVGDSLGMVIQGHDTTLPVTLDEMIYHTRICSRGVKRALLISDMPFMTYQASVEQALVNCARCIKEGGARAVKLEGGEEIAPTIHRLVVSGIPVMGHIGMQPQRVNEYGGYSLQGRNPDEAEHIMRDALAVQAAGAFAIVLEKIPTSLAGQITRDLRIPTIGIASGPECDGQILVSYDMLGLADQFKFRFVRRYLEGAQLIRDAVKAYAGDIRAGKFPSAEESFE; translated from the coding sequence ATGAACGGCGTCTCGAAACCGGTTACCATCCAGGATATCCTGAAGATGAAGGGCGTCACGAAAATCGCCGCGCTGACCGCCTACGATGCGACCTTCGCCCGGCTCTTCGACGAAGCCGGCCTCGATGTGATTCTGGTCGGCGACTCGCTCGGAATGGTGATTCAAGGACACGACACGACCCTGCCGGTGACGCTCGATGAGATGATCTATCACACCCGCATCTGTTCGCGCGGCGTCAAGCGGGCGCTGCTAATCAGCGATATGCCGTTCATGACATATCAGGCGTCCGTCGAACAGGCCCTGGTCAATTGTGCGCGATGTATCAAGGAAGGCGGAGCGCGGGCAGTCAAGTTAGAGGGTGGTGAAGAGATCGCACCGACCATTCACCGGCTCGTTGTCAGCGGCATACCGGTGATGGGGCATATCGGAATGCAGCCCCAGCGGGTGAATGAATATGGCGGCTATTCGCTCCAGGGCAGGAATCCGGATGAAGCCGAGCATATCATGCGCGACGCGCTCGCGGTTCAGGCTGCGGGGGCTTTCGCGATAGTGCTCGAGAAGATCCCGACTTCACTGGCAGGGCAAATCACCCGCGACCTGCGCATCCCGACCATTGGAATCGCGTCCGGACCGGAGTGTGACGGTCAGATTCTCGTCTCCTATGACATGCTCGGACTCGCCGACCAATTCAAATTTCGCTTCGTCCGGAGATACCTCGAAGGAGCCCAACTGATCCGCGATGCGGTGAAGGCATACGCCGGCGACATTCGGGCCGGCAAGTTTCCGAGTGCGGAAGAGTCGTTTGAGTAA
- a CDS encoding YigZ family protein: MPSKIIPPVSKTLGILVPDGESEFRLSLRGSKFLAWAIGVGSEDEAKTALAARSRRHHDATHNCWAYFVGDGADPVERCSDEGEPSGTAGRPILHELQKAKMRQVLVVVSRWFGGTKLETARLIRAYSAATAGAIELLPKRAVERVTSLVVEADFDHIGRIERIAGKVGGRLGDCSYCESGVFVKLTLPYESADRFRELLVEEQVGRSVEQS, from the coding sequence ATGCCCTCCAAGATAATCCCTCCGGTTAGCAAGACATTAGGAATCCTCGTTCCGGACGGCGAAAGCGAATTCAGGCTGTCGTTGCGGGGGTCGAAGTTTCTCGCCTGGGCGATAGGAGTAGGCAGCGAAGACGAAGCAAAGACCGCTCTTGCGGCCCGCTCCCGACGCCATCACGACGCGACACATAACTGCTGGGCTTATTTCGTTGGCGATGGTGCCGATCCGGTCGAACGCTGCTCCGACGAGGGCGAGCCGTCCGGCACCGCGGGGCGGCCTATCCTGCATGAACTGCAGAAGGCGAAAATGAGGCAGGTCTTGGTAGTGGTGAGTCGTTGGTTCGGCGGGACGAAACTGGAGACCGCCAGGTTGATTCGAGCCTACAGCGCTGCAACCGCCGGGGCTATCGAGTTGCTGCCAAAGCGAGCGGTCGAAAGAGTGACTTCCCTTGTCGTCGAAGCCGACTTCGATCATATCGGCCGGATCGAACGCATCGCCGGCAAGGTCGGTGGACGTCTTGGCGACTGCTCCTACTGCGAGTCTGGTGTCTTCGTCAAACTCACCCTTCCCTACGAATCAGCCGACCGATTCCGGGAGTTGCTTGTCGAAGAGCAGGTAGGTCGATCGGTGGAACAGTCATGA
- a CDS encoding arsenate reductase ArsC, with translation MENVSEQGRRVLILCTGNSCRSQIAEGLINYYRSPGWQAFSAGIKPSRLNPRAVEAMQEIGIDISAQRSKSLYEFTEQPFDLVITVCDDAAENCPVFPGNRERLHISIPDPAPFTSLPRARAMQHFRLTRDMIKEKVFEALDRYSD, from the coding sequence ATAGAGAATGTATCAGAGCAGGGGCGGCGGGTGCTGATCCTCTGCACCGGAAACAGTTGCCGCAGCCAGATCGCCGAAGGGCTGATCAATTATTATCGGTCGCCCGGTTGGCAGGCATTCTCGGCCGGGATCAAGCCGTCGCGGCTTAATCCTCGCGCGGTTGAAGCGATGCAGGAGATCGGCATCGACATCTCGGCGCAACGCTCCAAGTCGCTCTACGAGTTCACAGAGCAGCCGTTCGACCTCGTGATCACGGTCTGCGATGATGCAGCAGAGAACTGTCCGGTTTTCCCCGGAAACAGGGAACGTTTGCATATTTCGATCCCCGATCCGGCACCCTTCACCAGTCTTCCCCGCGCCCGGGCGATGCAACACTTTCGCCTCACGCGGGACATGATCAAGGAGAAGGTGTTTGAAGCCTTGGACCGCTATTCGGACTGA
- a CDS encoding ATP-dependent 6-phosphofructokinase — translation MIRKIGISTGGGDCPGLNAVIRAVVRTAKLHHQWDVVGIEDGFDGLIYARNLRYMSIDDVHGILSRGGTILGTTNRGNPFKHVVVENGQQVVKDMSPLVVENIRVLGLDAVVCIGGDGTLAIASELHRLGVPVVGVPKTIDNDLSATDVTFGFSTAVDTATDALDRLQTTAESHNRVMVVEVMGRDAGWIALESGIAGAADVILIPEIPFDIRRVCNKVKQRRLTGRRFSIIVAAEGATQLGGDRIIQAEAKAGYQNVRLGGIGHSVAHQVEEQTGIETRVVVLGHLQRGGSPNAFDRILGTRYGVAAVELIAQEKFGYMVALRGRAIEEVEIEKAIGQMKRVDPDGQVVLAAERLGTEFGRPDSNQSE, via the coding sequence TTGATCCGCAAGATCGGTATCTCGACCGGGGGGGGCGACTGCCCCGGCCTCAACGCCGTCATCCGGGCTGTCGTCCGGACGGCGAAACTGCACCACCAGTGGGACGTTGTCGGCATCGAAGACGGATTCGACGGGCTGATCTACGCCCGCAACCTCCGCTATATGTCGATCGACGACGTTCACGGCATCCTGTCGCGCGGCGGGACGATCCTCGGCACCACCAACCGCGGCAACCCCTTCAAGCACGTCGTCGTCGAAAACGGGCAGCAGGTGGTCAAGGACATGAGCCCGCTGGTCGTCGAGAACATCCGGGTGCTCGGCCTTGACGCCGTAGTCTGCATCGGCGGCGATGGAACCCTCGCCATCGCCAGTGAACTGCACCGCCTCGGAGTGCCCGTCGTCGGCGTCCCTAAGACCATCGACAACGACCTCTCCGCGACCGATGTGACCTTTGGCTTTTCTACGGCTGTCGATACCGCCACCGATGCGCTCGACCGACTGCAGACGACGGCCGAATCCCACAACCGGGTAATGGTGGTCGAGGTGATGGGCCGCGATGCCGGCTGGATCGCCCTCGAGTCGGGCATCGCCGGCGCCGCCGACGTCATCCTGATTCCGGAAATCCCCTTCGACATCCGCAGGGTCTGCAACAAAGTAAAGCAGCGGCGGCTGACCGGCCGACGGTTCAGCATAATCGTCGCCGCCGAGGGCGCGACCCAGTTAGGAGGCGATCGGATTATCCAGGCCGAAGCCAAGGCCGGCTATCAGAACGTCCGGCTCGGCGGAATCGGCCACTCCGTCGCTCATCAGGTAGAAGAGCAGACCGGCATCGAAACCCGGGTCGTCGTGTTGGGACACTTGCAGCGCGGCGGATCGCCAAACGCCTTCGACCGCATCCTCGGCACTCGCTACGGCGTGGCTGCGGTCGAACTTATCGCCCAGGAGAAGTTTGGCTATATGGTAGCCTTGCGAGGACGCGCGATCGAGGAAGTCGAAATCGAAAAGGCTATCGGCCAAATGAAGCGCGTCGATCCCGATGGTCAGGTTGTCCTCGCTGCCGAACGACTCGGCACGGAGTTCGGCCGACCCGACTCGAATCAGTCCGAATAG
- a CDS encoding ABC transporter ATP-binding protein, which yields MESTIVHHPADTTAASPGLVYIDAAKTYGEVVALKALNLEVQRGELFGCLGPNGAGKTTAMKLAVGLVIPTSGRVLVCSHDIQTDPIPAKQCIGFIPDNSYIYDSLTGREFLHYCAGLHKLNGNATVEVVRELLDRFEVRDWADRRCAGYSHGMRQRLVMASAFLHRPQVILIDEPMVGLDPAGMRLVKRILRDFVEAGGTVMLSTHTLADAEELCDRVGIIHRGELIACGPVAEIRREAGRLEDAFIELTSGSGE from the coding sequence ATGGAAAGCACCATAGTCCACCATCCCGCTGACACTACTGCCGCATCACCCGGTCTGGTCTATATCGACGCCGCCAAGACCTATGGTGAGGTTGTAGCGCTAAAGGCGCTTAATCTTGAAGTGCAGCGCGGCGAACTCTTCGGCTGCCTCGGCCCCAATGGCGCCGGCAAGACGACCGCCATGAAACTGGCTGTCGGCCTGGTGATACCGACCTCCGGACGGGTGCTCGTCTGCAGCCATGACATTCAAACCGACCCGATACCTGCCAAGCAGTGCATCGGATTCATTCCGGATAATTCCTATATTTACGATAGCCTTACCGGTCGGGAGTTTCTGCACTACTGCGCCGGTCTGCACAAGTTGAACGGCAATGCCACCGTGGAGGTCGTCCGCGAGTTGCTCGACCGGTTCGAGGTGCGGGATTGGGCGGACCGCCGTTGCGCCGGCTACTCACACGGCATGCGGCAGCGGCTGGTGATGGCTTCGGCCTTTCTGCATCGCCCACAGGTGATCCTGATCGACGAGCCGATGGTCGGTCTCGATCCAGCCGGAATGCGATTGGTCAAGCGCATCCTGAGAGATTTCGTAGAAGCGGGTGGCACGGTGATGCTCTCCACCCACACGCTTGCCGATGCCGAGGAACTTTGCGACCGGGTGGGGATCATCCATCGGGGCGAACTGATCGCCTGCGGGCCGGTAGCAGAAATCCGCCGTGAAGCCGGCCGGCTGGAGGACGCCTTCATTGAACTTACGTCAGGTTCGGGAGAATAG
- a CDS encoding response regulator transcription factor gives MKRVLLLTEEPITRTALTFLMSTAGHGVTAVEDDERFLYLLSTFQGTETPFDLAVLGSPGHDTPLLQTLQRMHESNLRLPVLLLGRRNSPPVSVPGEWLDQIELPCDPEELIGKVNHLMESVQ, from the coding sequence ATGAAGCGAGTCCTCCTGCTCACAGAAGAGCCAATCACACGCACGGCTCTGACGTTCCTTATGTCAACCGCCGGCCACGGGGTAACCGCGGTCGAGGATGATGAGCGTTTCCTCTATCTGCTCTCCACGTTCCAGGGCACCGAGACGCCATTCGATCTGGCTGTGCTTGGGTCGCCCGGTCATGATACCCCCCTCTTGCAGACTTTGCAGCGTATGCACGAAAGTAATCTGCGCCTTCCGGTGTTGTTGTTGGGACGACGCAACAGCCCGCCAGTGTCGGTTCCGGGAGAATGGCTTGATCAGATTGAACTGCCTTGCGATCCAGAGGAGTTGATCGGCAAGGTGAATCATTTGATGGAGTCAGTTCAGTGA
- a CDS encoding methylmalonyl-CoA mutase — translation MSDTSTPRARWQAAFDAGVKRDDTLFTTVSSAEVPPLVGWDDLPGWSPETKLGYPGQFPYTRGVHPTHYRGKLWTMRMFSGFATPEATNRRYKYLLAEGGTGLSVAFDLPTLMGRDSDDPWSEGEVGKCGVAVSSLRDMEVLFDGIPLEKVSTSMTINSPASIIWAMFIAAAEKQGATRRKLRGTIQNDILKEYIAQKEYIFPPRESMRLVTDTIEFGTREMPEWNTISISGYHIREAGSTAAQELAFTLADGMAYVEAALERGLAVDEFAPRLSFFFNAHIDFFEEIAKYRAARRIWAHKMHDRYKAQSPRSWMLRFHTQTAGCSLTAQQPENNIVRTAIEALAGVLGGTQSLHTNSMDETLALPSDRAAKIALRTQQVIACETGVANTIDPLGGSYFIEAMTDRMEAEAEAYFEKIDEIGGVIAGIEAGFFQREIARAAYRHQMELESGKRVMVGVNGYTESDEVIDIPILKITQEDQRHQLERLQEVRQRRDDSAVRRSLGRLADAARSNENTMPVLIECAHDYCTLGEMIGVLREAFGEYREAAFF, via the coding sequence ATGTCCGATACATCCACCCCCCGTGCCCGCTGGCAAGCCGCATTCGATGCCGGCGTTAAGCGCGACGATACGCTCTTCACTACCGTTTCGTCGGCCGAGGTCCCGCCGCTGGTCGGTTGGGACGACCTCCCGGGCTGGTCGCCGGAGACGAAACTCGGCTATCCCGGCCAGTTTCCCTACACCCGCGGCGTCCATCCCACCCACTACCGCGGTAAACTCTGGACGATGCGGATGTTCAGCGGGTTCGCCACGCCCGAAGCGACCAACCGCCGCTACAAGTATCTCCTCGCAGAGGGGGGAACCGGTCTCTCGGTCGCCTTCGACCTGCCAACCCTGATGGGCCGCGACTCCGACGATCCCTGGTCGGAAGGCGAAGTTGGCAAGTGCGGTGTCGCTGTCTCATCGCTGCGCGATATGGAAGTCCTCTTCGACGGTATCCCGCTCGAAAAAGTCTCGACCTCGATGACCATCAACAGCCCCGCCTCGATCATCTGGGCGATGTTCATCGCCGCCGCCGAAAAGCAGGGCGCCACGAGGCGAAAACTCCGCGGCACCATCCAGAACGACATTCTGAAGGAATACATCGCGCAAAAGGAATACATCTTCCCGCCGCGCGAATCGATGCGTCTGGTGACCGACACCATTGAGTTTGGCACTCGTGAAATGCCTGAATGGAACACCATTTCCATCTCCGGCTATCATATTCGCGAAGCCGGCTCGACCGCCGCCCAGGAACTCGCCTTCACCCTCGCCGACGGGATGGCTTATGTCGAGGCGGCCCTCGAACGCGGTCTTGCTGTCGATGAGTTTGCTCCCCGGCTCAGTTTCTTTTTCAACGCCCATATCGACTTCTTCGAGGAAATCGCCAAATACCGCGCGGCGCGACGCATCTGGGCGCACAAGATGCACGACAGGTATAAGGCTCAGTCGCCGCGCAGTTGGATGCTCCGCTTTCACACCCAAACCGCCGGCTGCAGCCTCACCGCTCAGCAGCCCGAGAACAACATCGTCCGCACCGCGATCGAAGCCCTTGCCGGAGTCCTCGGCGGGACGCAATCGCTCCACACCAACTCCATGGACGAGACCCTCGCCCTGCCTTCCGACAGAGCTGCCAAGATCGCCCTCCGGACCCAGCAGGTGATCGCCTGCGAGACCGGCGTTGCCAACACCATCGACCCGCTCGGCGGCTCATATTTCATCGAAGCGATGACCGACCGGATGGAGGCAGAAGCGGAGGCTTACTTTGAGAAGATCGACGAGATCGGTGGGGTCATTGCCGGGATCGAAGCCGGTTTCTTCCAGCGCGAGATCGCCCGGGCGGCATACCGCCACCAGATGGAACTCGAATCGGGCAAGCGCGTGATGGTCGGCGTCAACGGTTATACTGAATCCGATGAGGTGATCGACATTCCGATTCTCAAGATCACCCAAGAGGATCAACGGCATCAACTCGAACGTTTGCAAGAGGTTCGGCAGCGTCGCGACGACTCTGCCGTCCGCCGGTCGCTGGGGCGGCTTGCTGATGCGGCACGCTCGAACGAGAATACCATGCCGGTCTTGATTGAGTGCGCCCATGACTACTGCACCCTCGGCGAAATGATCGGAGTGCTCCGCGAAGCCTTTGGCGAATATCGCGAGGCCGCCTTCTTCTAA
- a CDS encoding PEGA domain-containing protein: MRRLLPFVALPMALLFGCATILTGTSQNVNISSAPAKARVTIDTRYMGETPVVAELKKGENHTILVEMEGYETAAIAVSKSVNGWWIVGDVVLMSYLFWLGLGIDFATGAIYKLTPDNIDVNLRKTIGASMEGGSLTICVIMNPDPSWVSIGQLKPLKH, from the coding sequence ATGCGAAGGCTTCTTCCGTTTGTAGCCCTCCCGATGGCGCTTCTCTTTGGCTGTGCCACCATCCTCACCGGAACCAGCCAAAATGTCAACATCTCCAGTGCGCCCGCCAAAGCGAGAGTCACAATCGACACGCGGTATATGGGCGAAACTCCGGTTGTGGCGGAACTCAAGAAAGGCGAGAATCACACGATTCTTGTTGAGATGGAAGGATATGAAACTGCAGCAATTGCGGTTTCAAAATCTGTGAATGGCTGGTGGATTGTCGGAGATGTCGTGCTTATGTCCTACCTCTTCTGGCTTGGGCTGGGCATCGACTTCGCGACCGGCGCAATCTACAAACTTACGCCGGACAATATCGACGTGAACCTCCGAAAAACTATCGGCGCAAGCATGGAAGGAGGTTCTTTAACCATCTGTGTCATCATGAACCCGGATCCGTCTTGGGTCTCAATCGGACAACTGAAACCACTTAAGCACTGA
- the fabL gene encoding enoyl-[acyl-carrier-protein] reductase FabL: protein MHELHNRVALVTGSSRGIGKAISLALADCGVHLVINYLRKKSEAEATAKSIRSRGVRCLVVKANVAEDAEIEVLFDQIEQEYGRLDILVSNAASGVLKPSYQLTTRHFDWAMNINARALLPLAQGAARLMKTGGHIIAVSSLGAVRAIENYAAVGASKAALESLVRHLAVEMAPCGINVNTVQAGAVDTEALKHFPNREEILENTRLRVPARRLLTPDDVADVVILLCSDRARMIQGQSIVVDGGYSIVA from the coding sequence ATGCATGAACTCCATAACCGGGTAGCACTTGTAACCGGGTCGTCGCGCGGCATCGGCAAGGCAATCTCGCTGGCCCTGGCCGACTGCGGCGTCCATCTCGTGATCAACTACCTGCGCAAAAAATCCGAGGCTGAAGCGACGGCCAAGTCGATTCGGTCGCGGGGCGTCCGCTGCCTGGTGGTGAAAGCGAATGTTGCCGAGGATGCCGAAATCGAAGTGCTCTTCGATCAGATCGAACAGGAATATGGCCGGCTCGACATCCTTGTATCCAATGCCGCTTCGGGGGTTCTCAAGCCATCGTATCAGTTGACCACGCGACACTTCGATTGGGCGATGAACATCAATGCGCGAGCCCTGCTGCCGTTGGCTCAAGGGGCCGCACGACTAATGAAAACGGGAGGGCATATCATAGCGGTCTCGAGCCTCGGCGCGGTGCGGGCGATTGAGAACTACGCCGCGGTAGGCGCTTCCAAAGCCGCTCTCGAATCGCTGGTGCGGCATCTGGCAGTCGAAATGGCGCCTTGCGGCATCAATGTCAACACCGTTCAGGCTGGAGCCGTCGATACCGAGGCCTTAAAGCACTTCCCCAACCGCGAGGAGATTCTCGAAAACACCCGCCTTAGGGTCCCGGCGCGACGGCTTCTGACACCCGATGACGTGGCCGATGTGGTGATCCTCCTCTGCAGCGACCGGGCACGGATGATTCAGGGACAGTCGATTGTGGTCGATGGAGGTTATTCCATTGTGGCGTAG